The nucleotide sequence ACTTATGCACCCACTTGCTATGTTACCATAAAGAAAGTTGGTTTTCCACCTATAgatcaacttacttataagcagtggcggatccaggattttaaactcGGAGGGTCCCAAtaataaatgttaaaaaaattatagacaaaaataacattgaaaagttaaatataatacatttcattcaaaaatcatgtgtaaaacaacattacaagctataaaatcctaattcaaGCGTCCACGACGAGGTTTCATAGTCTTAAAATGTTCCATGATAGCTTCATtaccaatacatgaaaaaacatctttctcaatgtaaacaactaaGTTGTCACTCAACCATTAATCTCCCATTTTGTTGCGAAGTGGAcccttaatgatattcatagcGGAAAATGCCCTCTCCACTGAAGCAGTTACAACCGGTAAAACCAAAGCCAACTGAACAAGCaaatatacatatgcaaatGTTCAATGCAGCCCtttctccaccattttcttAGCAAGCTCATTAATTCTCCACAATTGAGAAAAATCGTTATCAGAACGCACAAAATGAATGTAAATATCAAGTTGATCTTGAAGTGCCGATCTATCTCGATCCGTGAGAATTGAAACAAGTGGAGGTATGATATTGGAGTAATGTAATTATAATATGGGATTGGATGGGATTAGAAATTTACGGTTTTGGGTGAATATAAGAAAGATGGGGGGATTAGGGGGAAAAGCAGTGGAACAGGGAAAGGAGAAGTCAAAGGGACTCTCGAGACGAGAAAGATGGCCGATGTGGGGCTAGACTTTCAAAAAGATTATGGAATCATGTTGCAAATGGTGGACCAATTGCAAACGTTAGTctcattggtttttttttaaaaaaaaaaaattacaaattggcCAAAACACTGCGTTTTggaccaatttttttaaatgccctgttttctttcttctccgttGCAAGCTGCAACCTGCTGCTACTACAACACAGACAGTCTGCACAGGCCTTGTGTTCGAGTACGAGGGGTCCTCTGGAAAATTTCTAGCAGCATTTTAGGATCGTCGAggggtcctgggacctcccaGGTCCCTCTGCAGATCCGTCTCTACTTATAAGTCTGtgcaaagtttctcatttcatcaatgtgggactctTTTATCTTCACATTCTCATAAAAGTTAGACTCTTTATGGATTATttgtcacctcatgtttttggcacaatgttttataatgttggcatgaAAATTAGCATTAACTATGAGGTGTCAGATAGTCCATATAAAGTCCTACTTTTAAGAGAGTGCAAAGCCACAGAAGTTTTGGGCACTTCTTTTACTTACTAGCTACGGATGATGGCAACGGCTCACTATTCTGCTAATGGTTTTTCTTTATGCATTTTTTCTTGTTACGCAGACGTCAGGTTTGAAAGTAGAATGTATAACATATCATTCGgatttataaataattaacccacgaaaaaaaaaaaacaagagtggACTGATAAATCATAATTTCATTATTTGGGTCTTAGAGGTCACACCACATACACTTAGTACAACTACAAATTACTAAGTGCCTCTAGTTATTTGTAAGGAAATAAATATTACTGTTCCTCTTGGCATATAATTAACTGTAGGAGCCAAGCTTTATATATAGCTACAGGAATTAAAGGACTCAATCATCTCAGCACTAATTCTTGAGCCTTATTCTTTCTTGGACACAAATTTGACCGCATTAGCACGTTGAGTAGCAGTTTTTTCACTTGGACATGAAGATGGACTTGGAGAAGGAGAAAAAGCGGGAGCAATATACAGAGCAATCTTTTGACCTTTGATGCAGTGGCCGGCGAAGGTGCAGGTCAAATAATATGTGTCCGACTGACGAAACTGAAACCATCCGCCTTCTTGGAATAAAACTAAGGGGTTGTCCGTGTTGCAGGCGTCGTAGTCCTCCTTGGTTACTAAAGCCAAGTCTTGTTCTCCAACTTAGAATTCAAAGTCTGCACAAACAATCATATCATCAATGTCATCATATTGCATGATCATATCATTATCtttaaattgaaaacaaaatgattatcaaacggaTTTTGAAAGTACAAAAAACGCGGTAAGTAAATTTTAGAGAAGCTCACTTATAAAATCAGTAACGGACAAGCTATGCTTAGCAGCCCATGCTTCGTACGTAGCAGCCCACCAGGAGGAATAGTCCAACCCAACTCGTCTCCCACTGTATATTCTCCAGCTTCTGCTCCAAAAAGTGATGTTGTAATCACAGCTAGAACAAGGACCAACACATTACTCACATTCATGATTTTAACCATCCTCTAATTCCGGTATTCATGTTGTGTTCTTGTACGTAGGAAGTTAGCAGTGCGGTGTTGGGATGCTGTGAGGTCTGAATTTACACTGGGGAGACTTCTCGGATTTTAGGAAGCAGTTCAGGGTGTCCGACCAAAATGCATTGTCTATGATGTCCGGAAAATTGCAAGCTAGCTACCTTGGTGTGTATATGAGGTGCAGTACTAGATAGATCAAATCACTGATTAGGGATGTTTCAATGAGCAAGCGGCGATGTTAATTATgtttgaaaagaaaacacatttaaatttttaaatcatgGTGGCTACTGAACCAcacaataatataataatatatggaCTTTAAACtgttttttgtgaattttgagTTGTATATAAAACACAAACCTGCAGGCCATTGCATGGCTGATTCCCTAGCAAAGAATTGTGACAAGTAATGTAAAATTGGCCACCCCGTTCAATTAAGAATTGGGGCACCTCGTTCAAAGGAACtagttattattttaatattgctcaatttttttttttttacttaaaacaAAGGGTGATGATGACTTAATCCGGCAAGAAGAGTTTGACCTTTGGCATGATTAAAACCATTATTTAGCTGTCCTCGATCGTAATCGATAAACAATTTTAGTGTCTCTTGATTATATATATGGTGAATTGTTATTTGTATGTAAGTTAAACTATTTTTGCTTCTTATCAAAACACAAGGAAGCACAATTATTTTCTCCTTTCAACGAAGTTTTTCTACGCCTTTCAGCCTGTGACAGCGGAATAAACAATGTCAAAAGGTAATTAAGTTATGTTTGGGTGAGACACTTTTAATTTAAAAGGTATTGAAGTCATGTCACACCCTAAATTCGAgatcaatggaa is from Pyrus communis chromosome 10, drPyrComm1.1, whole genome shotgun sequence and encodes:
- the LOC137746894 gene encoding LOW QUALITY PROTEIN: early nodulin-like protein 15 (The sequence of the model RefSeq protein was modified relative to this genomic sequence to represent the inferred CDS: inserted 1 base in 1 codon; substituted 1 base at 1 genomic stop codon), producing the protein MVKIMNVSNVLVLVLAVITTSLFGAEAGEYTVGDELGWTIPPGGXATYEAWAAKHSLSVTDFINFEFXVGEQDLALVTKEDYDACNTDNPLVLFQEGGWFQFRQSDTYYLTCTFAGHCIKGQKIALYIAPAFSPSPSPSSCPSEKTATQRANAVKFVSKKE